A DNA window from Paenibacillus sp. HWE-109 contains the following coding sequences:
- a CDS encoding SDR family oxidoreductase: MKLSGKVAVVTGAASGMGKAIAELFAAEGAKVVVSDLRIETAQTVVSGIESSGGQALAIAANVAKEEDVQLLIDTTVKEFGTVDILVNNAGIMDNFVPAGDLTDELWERIFAINTTGPMRTTRKVLPIFTERKSGVIVNIASAGGLYGSRAGAAYTASKHAVVGFTKNVGFQYANLGIRCNAIAPGGVSTNIGTSINAPNPFGMERAMSGMGLNPRAGEPEEIAKVALFLASDDSSFVNGTVVTADAGWTAY; encoded by the coding sequence ATGAAACTATCTGGAAAAGTGGCTGTTGTTACAGGTGCTGCCTCAGGCATGGGGAAAGCGATTGCCGAGCTGTTCGCGGCGGAAGGCGCTAAAGTGGTCGTCTCCGACCTGCGCATCGAGACGGCTCAAACCGTCGTATCCGGCATTGAAAGCAGCGGCGGACAAGCCCTTGCGATTGCCGCTAACGTAGCCAAAGAAGAAGACGTTCAACTATTAATAGATACGACTGTAAAAGAATTCGGCACCGTGGATATTTTGGTGAATAACGCGGGTATCATGGATAACTTCGTCCCTGCGGGAGATTTGACGGATGAGCTCTGGGAGCGAATTTTCGCTATCAATACCACAGGTCCTATGCGGACTACGCGTAAAGTTCTCCCTATCTTTACGGAGCGCAAAAGCGGCGTTATCGTCAACATTGCTTCAGCCGGAGGCCTGTATGGTTCCCGCGCAGGCGCAGCCTATACGGCTTCCAAACATGCGGTGGTTGGATTCACGAAAAACGTCGGATTTCAATATGCCAATCTGGGCATCCGCTGCAATGCTATCGCCCCTGGCGGCGTGAGCACGAATATTGGAACATCGATTAACGCCCCTAACCCATTTGGGATGGAGCGCGCTATGTCTGGCATGGGCTTGAATCCACGCGCTGGCGAACCTGAAGAAATCGCCAAGGTTGCCCTGTTTCTGGCCTCTGACGATTCAAGTTTTGTTAACGGTACGGTGGTTACAGCCGACGCTGGCTGGACAGCCTACTAA
- a CDS encoding H-type small acid-soluble spore protein → MNVHRAQEILAADEKITVELNGLPVWIDSVDASKAVAKVHAEENPADSRLVTVQELEEVH, encoded by the coding sequence ATGAACGTTCATCGCGCGCAAGAAATTTTAGCCGCTGACGAGAAGATTACCGTTGAACTGAACGGCCTGCCAGTCTGGATTGACAGTGTCGATGCCAGTAAAGCAGTGGCCAAAGTCCATGCGGAAGAAAATCCGGCCGATTCCAGGTTAGTCACCGTTCAAGAGCTGGAAGAGGTTCACTAG
- a CDS encoding ATP-dependent DNA ligase encodes MDFVPITPFEPISTEELPSGNHLTSQIKWDGVRMLLYYDGSTTKLINRRCNERTLQYPELTHPQDFCSANSVILDGEIIALAQGKPSFYEIMRRDSARKTSTVTNAMRQVPITYMIFDILYCDGDWLTHLSLKERQAVLHKMIKPSQQVQLVANHSDIEALFQVVIQHDLEGIVIKDLNSPYLINGKDKRWLKKKIFKDLFAVVGGVTYRDKIVNSLLLGLYDDQNQLWYIGHAGTGKLTMNDWQRITEKVQSIRTDERPFINEPERAKEAIWIEPSVVVKVSFLEWTPNMTLRHPSIQSFVQLDAKECLLSQN; translated from the coding sequence TTGGATTTTGTACCCATAACCCCGTTTGAGCCCATTAGTACGGAAGAATTGCCTTCGGGCAATCATTTAACTAGCCAAATCAAATGGGATGGGGTGAGAATGTTATTATACTACGACGGAAGTACGACCAAATTAATAAATCGCAGATGCAATGAAAGAACATTGCAATATCCTGAACTAACCCATCCGCAAGATTTCTGCTCAGCCAATTCTGTTATTTTAGACGGAGAGATTATTGCGCTTGCTCAAGGAAAGCCCTCGTTTTATGAGATTATGAGACGCGACAGCGCTAGAAAAACAAGTACAGTGACTAATGCCATGCGTCAGGTGCCCATAACTTATATGATCTTTGATATCCTTTACTGTGATGGGGATTGGCTGACGCACTTGAGCCTTAAAGAGAGACAAGCCGTCTTGCACAAAATGATTAAACCTAGTCAGCAAGTTCAATTAGTTGCTAACCATTCAGACATTGAAGCTCTATTTCAAGTAGTGATACAGCATGACCTGGAAGGGATCGTCATCAAAGACTTGAACAGTCCTTATTTGATCAATGGCAAAGATAAGAGATGGCTTAAAAAAAAGATTTTTAAAGATCTATTCGCCGTCGTTGGCGGCGTTACGTACAGGGATAAAATAGTGAATTCACTTCTGCTGGGTTTGTACGATGATCAAAATCAGCTATGGTACATTGGTCATGCGGGAACTGGCAAACTTACAATGAATGACTGGCAGCGTATAACCGAGAAAGTTCAAAGCATTCGAACAGATGAACGCCCCTTCATCAATGAACCCGAAAGAGCAAAAGAGGCGATATGGATTGAACCCTCAGTAGTTGTTAAAGTGAGTTTTTTGGAATGGACCCCAAATATGACGCTGAGACACCCAAGTATTCAATCTTTCGTTCAGCTGGATGCTAAGGAGTGCCTTCTTAGTCAGAATTAA
- the tsaB gene encoding tRNA (adenosine(37)-N6)-threonylcarbamoyltransferase complex dimerization subunit type 1 TsaB: protein MTERTIPTGRCLAIDTSSSAMTVALLDNGKRLGEVSSYAERNHSIGLLPHIQELLAKLDLKPQDLQSVAVGQGPGSYTGVRIAVSVAKTFAWSLGLDLIGVSSLEAIALGGAAKDQQRGNGLTWVVPLLDGRRRQAFTAVYAFEGASPLTPDGGLSASWHEVLPDGIRVIGPWTAQILALIASAEQKPQAILFVGETEGFNDELDHFAQAWQGAATKLSYGIEAHFIGILAYPRLARGEKADVHTFVPNYTRLPEAEANLLAGIVTKKGDH, encoded by the coding sequence ATGACTGAACGGACTATACCTACAGGACGATGCTTGGCCATCGATACCTCATCATCTGCCATGACAGTTGCTTTGTTAGACAACGGAAAACGATTAGGTGAAGTCAGCTCCTACGCGGAACGGAACCACTCCATCGGACTGCTTCCTCATATTCAAGAGCTGCTTGCTAAACTGGATCTCAAGCCCCAAGATCTTCAATCGGTTGCAGTGGGACAAGGGCCAGGCTCGTACACGGGAGTTCGGATTGCCGTTTCTGTGGCCAAAACGTTTGCTTGGTCACTGGGGCTGGATTTGATTGGCGTGTCCAGTCTCGAGGCCATTGCTTTAGGCGGCGCAGCGAAAGACCAACAGAGGGGTAATGGACTTACCTGGGTAGTTCCGCTGTTGGATGGAAGACGAAGACAAGCTTTCACAGCTGTATACGCGTTCGAAGGAGCGTCACCATTAACGCCTGATGGCGGGTTATCGGCTAGTTGGCATGAAGTGCTGCCTGACGGCATTCGCGTAATTGGACCATGGACAGCCCAAATCCTAGCATTAATCGCTTCTGCTGAGCAAAAGCCGCAAGCGATTCTGTTTGTTGGTGAAACAGAAGGGTTCAATGATGAACTTGACCACTTCGCGCAAGCGTGGCAGGGCGCTGCAACCAAACTGTCTTATGGCATTGAAGCGCACTTTATCGGGATTCTGGCCTATCCGAGGTTGGCTAGAGGAGAGAAGGCGGACGTGCATACTTTCGTCCCCAATTACACTAGACTTCCGGAAGCAGAGGCTAATTTGTTGGCCGGCATTGTAACGAAGAAGGGGGATCATTGA
- the tsaD gene encoding tRNA (adenosine(37)-N6)-threonylcarbamoyltransferase complex transferase subunit TsaD: MEQRNATVQETKPVYILAIETSCDETSVAIVENGKIIRSNVISSQIETHQRYGGVVPEVASRKHVESITWMLEEAVQEAGISLQELSAIAVTEGPGLIGALLVGVVAGKALACALDLPLIGVHHIAGHIYANQLVHELEYPLISLVVSGGHTELIHMEGPGQFRIIGRTRDDAAGEAYDKIARAMGLPYPGGPHVDRLAQEAESEIKMPRSWLEADSYDFSFSGLKSAVLNVVNQSKMRGEAVQVAQIAKGFQASVIDVLVEKASRAVREYGAKQLLLAGGVAANKGLRSRLAERCAELDVPLLVPPLGLCTDNAAMIGAAAFLKWDKQEFDSLELKAEPQLKLEEW, translated from the coding sequence ATAGAACAAAGAAATGCCACCGTTCAGGAGACGAAGCCGGTTTATATTTTGGCTATCGAGACAAGCTGTGACGAGACGTCTGTGGCGATAGTCGAAAATGGTAAAATCATCCGCTCCAATGTAATTTCCAGCCAGATCGAAACGCATCAACGCTATGGAGGCGTTGTACCGGAGGTGGCTTCCCGCAAGCATGTGGAATCGATCACATGGATGCTGGAGGAAGCCGTTCAAGAAGCGGGCATATCGCTGCAAGAGTTGTCTGCGATTGCCGTAACAGAGGGGCCCGGGCTGATCGGGGCCCTGCTGGTGGGTGTCGTCGCAGGCAAAGCTTTGGCCTGCGCGCTGGATCTCCCGCTGATTGGTGTCCACCATATCGCGGGTCATATTTATGCGAATCAACTGGTACATGAGCTCGAGTATCCGTTGATCTCGCTCGTGGTGTCCGGCGGACACACCGAGCTGATTCACATGGAAGGGCCGGGCCAGTTCCGCATCATCGGGCGCACGCGCGATGATGCGGCTGGCGAGGCCTACGACAAGATCGCCCGGGCCATGGGCCTGCCTTACCCGGGCGGACCGCATGTAGATCGGCTTGCGCAGGAAGCCGAATCAGAGATCAAGATGCCTCGCTCCTGGCTCGAGGCAGACTCCTACGACTTCAGCTTCAGCGGGTTGAAATCCGCTGTACTGAACGTCGTCAACCAAAGCAAGATGCGCGGCGAAGCTGTACAAGTCGCGCAGATTGCCAAGGGCTTCCAAGCCTCCGTCATCGACGTGCTTGTGGAGAAGGCTAGTCGTGCCGTACGGGAATACGGCGCCAAACAACTGCTGCTCGCGGGCGGCGTCGCCGCGAACAAAGGGCTGCGCAGCAGGCTCGCCGAGCGCTGCGCAGAGCTGGATGTCCCGCTGCTGGTGCCGCCGCTGGGCCTTTGCACGGACAACGCTGCGATGATAGGCGCAGCTGCTTTCCTCAAGTGGGACAAGCAGGAATTCGACTCGCTGGAGCTCAAAGCTGAGCCGCAGCTCAAGCTCGAAGAGTGGTAG
- a CDS encoding TetR/AcrR family transcriptional regulator: MVEKNKKVDRRIVRSKTALRGALLSLMTHKPFTAISITEIVELANYNRGTFYSNYESKEALLDDIISDLIQQLLQSFRAPYEKVKVFHIDELHANSVMIFEHIFEQSAVYTVLTQSDVLPKLKEQMFGALKQILQEELIYPDKREDLDQELLAIYSIHALLGFVFHWVESGFTHTPGYMQEQLVKILNWRPTTARTVLKNI, from the coding sequence ATGGTGGAAAAAAATAAAAAAGTCGACCGCCGTATTGTTCGCAGTAAAACTGCTTTAAGAGGTGCGCTGCTCTCCTTGATGACGCATAAGCCATTTACTGCGATATCGATTACAGAAATTGTTGAGCTCGCTAATTATAACCGGGGAACTTTTTATTCCAATTATGAGAGTAAAGAAGCTCTGCTTGACGATATTATCTCCGATTTGATCCAACAATTGCTTCAATCCTTCCGAGCGCCCTATGAAAAAGTGAAAGTGTTCCACATTGATGAACTGCACGCCAATTCCGTTATGATTTTCGAACATATTTTTGAGCAGTCTGCCGTCTACACGGTGCTCACCCAAAGTGATGTGCTGCCGAAGTTGAAAGAGCAAATGTTTGGCGCCTTGAAACAAATTTTACAGGAAGAGCTGATTTATCCTGATAAAAGAGAAGACCTCGATCAAGAACTGCTCGCGATTTATTCGATTCATGCTTTGTTGGGGTTTGTATTTCATTGGGTGGAGAGCGGCTTCACGCACACGCCGGGGTATATGCAAGAGCAGTTAGTGAAAATTCTGAACTGGCGTCCTACTACGGCTAGAACCGTACTTAAAAACATTTAA
- a CDS encoding 2-isopropylmalate synthase, with the protein METTNNRRIRIFDTTLRDGEQAPGASLYPEEKIRIARQLAKMGVDTIEPGFPISSPGDFQAVQQISRELQTVEICGFARAMKADIDAAVKATQDAASRRIHMFLSSSDIHLDFQLRKSRQQVVEMARSMVGYAKQFVDRIEFSPMDATRTGDEFLFEVLEAVIAEGATILNIPDTVGYALPEEYGAMFRRVRQSVRGGETVEYSAHCHNDLGLAVANSLAAIAAGVTHVEVTVNGVGERAGNCSLEELVMAIETRKHTMGVETGIVSSEIFNTSKMISRIMGFPIAYNKPIVGRNAFQHEAGIHQDGLLKNRNTYEIMDPEKLGIPRSMIILGKHSGRHALKHRVGQFGIELTGEELDSLYTRFKAKADEQKMVTDDQLLELVGSTVDGQMEPFTLVHVQLISNSDQDRVASVAVRDNQTGVEKVFSGTGEGPIEAIVQSLRQAIPMEVDFSDLELHSLSTGEKATGEAEVTISVGGQTYKNTGIDQDVLVAVAKAFISACNQAIRMHNQPAGTSEATTAS; encoded by the coding sequence ATGGAAACAACAAACAATCGACGTATTCGCATTTTTGACACGACACTGAGAGATGGCGAGCAGGCGCCGGGCGCATCGCTTTATCCGGAAGAGAAGATTAGAATCGCCAGACAGCTTGCCAAGATGGGCGTCGATACGATCGAACCGGGGTTCCCAATCTCAAGTCCTGGGGATTTCCAAGCTGTACAGCAGATTTCCCGCGAACTGCAGACCGTTGAGATTTGCGGTTTCGCCAGAGCGATGAAAGCGGATATCGATGCTGCGGTCAAAGCGACACAAGATGCGGCTTCGCGCCGCATTCACATGTTCCTCTCGTCATCGGATATTCATCTCGATTTCCAACTGCGCAAATCCCGTCAGCAAGTGGTTGAGATGGCGCGCTCGATGGTCGGATATGCCAAGCAATTCGTAGATCGCATCGAATTCTCACCGATGGATGCAACACGGACAGGGGACGAATTCCTTTTTGAAGTGCTGGAAGCCGTGATTGCTGAAGGGGCTACAATCCTTAATATCCCGGATACAGTCGGTTATGCACTGCCGGAAGAATATGGCGCGATGTTCCGCAGAGTGCGCCAAAGTGTAAGGGGCGGCGAGACGGTTGAATACAGCGCTCATTGCCACAATGACCTTGGTCTTGCAGTGGCGAACAGTCTGGCTGCGATTGCAGCAGGTGTCACACATGTCGAAGTCACAGTCAATGGCGTTGGAGAACGCGCAGGAAATTGCTCGCTTGAAGAACTGGTCATGGCGATCGAAACACGCAAGCATACGATGGGTGTGGAAACAGGGATCGTGTCCAGTGAGATTTTCAACACATCCAAAATGATCAGCCGCATCATGGGCTTCCCGATTGCTTACAACAAGCCGATCGTCGGCCGCAACGCGTTCCAGCATGAAGCGGGCATCCACCAAGACGGACTGCTGAAAAACCGCAATACCTATGAAATTATGGATCCAGAGAAGCTGGGTATTCCACGGTCCATGATCATTCTGGGCAAACATTCAGGACGCCATGCTTTGAAGCATCGGGTGGGGCAGTTCGGGATCGAGCTTACCGGGGAAGAACTGGATAGCCTGTACACCCGTTTCAAAGCGAAAGCGGATGAACAAAAAATGGTGACGGACGATCAGCTTCTGGAGCTTGTCGGTTCCACGGTTGATGGTCAAATGGAGCCTTTCACTCTGGTCCATGTGCAGCTTATATCCAACAGTGACCAGGATCGAGTCGCTTCCGTTGCGGTGAGAGACAATCAAACCGGTGTGGAGAAGGTATTCTCAGGAACAGGAGAAGGCCCGATTGAAGCCATCGTTCAGAGTCTAAGACAAGCGATTCCGATGGAAGTCGATTTCTCGGATCTGGAGCTGCATTCGTTATCCACAGGTGAAAAAGCAACCGGAGAAGCCGAAGTTACTATTTCCGTGGGCGGCCAAACCTACAAAAATACAGGGATCGACCAGGATGTCCTTGTCGCCGTAGCCAAGGCGTTCATCTCGGCCTGCAACCAAGCTATTCGGATGCATAACCAGCCGGCAGGAACAAGCGAGGCAACGACAGCTTCTTAA
- the ku gene encoding non-homologous end joining protein Ku, with amino-acid sequence MHTVWKGAISFGLVHVPVKMFSATEDKDISMRYIHKTCITPLSYVRKCQTCEKEVEWEEISKGYEYEPGRFVLFEKDELETISGEANKEIKILDFVNLTDIDPVYFQKTYYLGPGDTGAGAYNLLLDSMRQTGKIGIAKVSIRSKSSLAAIRVIENCLAMETIFYPDEIRPISQVPNLPDKVTVNEREMEMAKMLINQLSTPFEPEKYKDEYRGRLLEAIEHKVAGEEVQSAPALQKTSVIDLMAALQASLDATKSDGTSQDGKVTLEQDASVSEVKKPKAKTPRAKKAKEPIT; translated from the coding sequence ATGCATACGGTTTGGAAGGGCGCTATCAGTTTCGGGCTTGTTCATGTGCCTGTCAAAATGTTTTCGGCAACAGAAGATAAGGATATCTCGATGCGTTACATACATAAAACGTGTATTACTCCTCTCTCCTATGTTCGGAAATGCCAGACTTGCGAGAAGGAAGTAGAATGGGAAGAGATCTCCAAGGGCTATGAGTACGAGCCTGGGCGCTTCGTTCTATTTGAAAAGGATGAATTAGAAACGATCTCTGGGGAAGCAAATAAAGAGATCAAGATTCTTGATTTCGTCAACTTGACGGATATTGATCCCGTTTATTTTCAAAAAACGTATTATCTCGGTCCTGGAGATACGGGCGCTGGCGCCTATAATCTACTGCTGGATTCCATGCGGCAAACCGGCAAAATCGGCATCGCCAAAGTCTCCATCCGTTCGAAAAGTTCGCTCGCCGCGATTCGTGTGATTGAGAACTGCCTGGCGATGGAAACGATTTTCTACCCCGATGAGATTCGTCCGATTTCGCAAGTCCCTAATCTTCCTGACAAGGTCACTGTCAATGAACGGGAGATGGAGATGGCCAAGATGCTGATCAATCAGCTTTCGACCCCTTTTGAGCCGGAAAAGTACAAAGATGAGTACCGCGGCCGCCTGTTGGAAGCGATTGAGCATAAAGTGGCTGGCGAGGAAGTTCAATCCGCGCCTGCGCTGCAGAAAACGAGCGTCATCGACCTCATGGCTGCACTGCAAGCAAGTCTCGATGCCACCAAATCGGATGGTACCAGCCAAGATGGCAAAGTAACTTTGGAACAGGATGCCAGCGTGTCCGAAGTCAAGAAGCCCAAAGCCAAAACGCCACGAGCCAAGAAAGCCAAAGAACCTATCACGTAA
- the tsaE gene encoding tRNA (adenosine(37)-N6)-threonylcarbamoyltransferase complex ATPase subunit type 1 TsaE: MRSLTQSTFTYVSRHEEDTDQLGKWLAAYLLPGAVLTLDGDLGAGKTRFSQGFARAIGIRDTVNSPTFTIIKEYEGDGLPFYHMDMYRISQEEADELGLEDYFYGAGVTLIEWSSLIEDLLPPDRLTITITQQGDQTRVFHLTPHGEPYQSWCVQMKENGHLQ, translated from the coding sequence ATGAGATCACTGACTCAATCCACATTTACCTATGTATCCAGACACGAGGAAGATACCGATCAATTGGGAAAATGGCTGGCTGCTTATCTGCTGCCTGGCGCGGTTCTGACGCTGGATGGCGATCTGGGCGCGGGGAAAACGAGATTTTCCCAAGGGTTCGCAAGAGCGATCGGCATTCGCGACACCGTCAATTCTCCGACATTTACGATTATCAAAGAATACGAGGGAGATGGCCTCCCCTTCTACCATATGGACATGTACCGCATTTCTCAAGAGGAAGCGGATGAACTTGGCTTGGAAGATTATTTCTACGGAGCAGGTGTGACGCTGATTGAATGGTCAAGCTTGATCGAAGACCTGCTGCCACCGGATCGACTGACAATTACGATTACCCAACAGGGGGATCAAACCCGAGTATTTCACCTTACTCCACACGGAGAACCGTATCAGAGCTGGTGTGTACAAATGAAGGAGAACGGACATTTACAATGA
- the rimI gene encoding ribosomal protein S18-alanine N-acetyltransferase, translating to MEQRQPQTTENAMVFRSMNAADIPYICEIEEEAFTTPWTKGAFENELTNNQFAHYMIMDIEGEVAGYGGMWLIMEEAHVTNIAVRSTYRGRKLGERLIRELMKTAAFLGAIRMTLEVRASNYVAQNLYEKVGFRSVGVRRGYYTDNREDAVIMWVDLPKRGRESLGD from the coding sequence ATGGAGCAGCGTCAGCCCCAAACGACAGAAAATGCGATGGTGTTCCGTTCTATGAATGCGGCGGACATCCCTTATATATGTGAAATTGAAGAAGAAGCGTTCACGACGCCTTGGACCAAAGGCGCTTTTGAGAACGAGTTGACGAATAATCAATTCGCGCATTATATGATTATGGATATCGAAGGCGAAGTGGCCGGATATGGCGGCATGTGGCTCATTATGGAAGAAGCGCATGTGACGAATATTGCTGTTCGCAGTACGTATAGGGGGCGCAAACTGGGGGAGCGGCTCATTCGCGAATTGATGAAAACCGCCGCTTTCTTAGGTGCTATTCGCATGACATTGGAAGTGCGCGCCTCGAATTATGTCGCGCAAAATTTGTATGAAAAAGTCGGTTTCCGCTCCGTTGGCGTGCGTAGAGGGTACTACACGGATAATCGCGAGGACGCCGTTATTATGTGGGTGGATTTGCCCAAACGAGGAAGGGAAAGTCTCGGAGATTGA
- a CDS encoding DUF6855 family protein → MSTELGTKENPWKLKTPPQSSEYEMYKDEKDGKAILVCTVGKTVLHYDYRCIEDLTTMLKQHGDWIELGSADEQKPAKEGTVESWGRSPENPVGGWYGLKKGFRGRFGMYIPPLLEELQLAEVEHNPRNNRMRAL, encoded by the coding sequence ATGTCTACAGAATTGGGCACCAAAGAGAATCCATGGAAATTAAAGACACCGCCGCAATCGTCGGAGTATGAGATGTACAAGGACGAGAAGGATGGTAAAGCCATCCTCGTCTGTACCGTAGGGAAAACTGTTTTGCATTATGACTATCGCTGTATCGAAGATTTAACAACGATGCTCAAGCAGCATGGAGATTGGATCGAGCTAGGAAGCGCGGATGAGCAGAAACCTGCCAAAGAAGGCACGGTAGAAAGCTGGGGACGCTCCCCGGAGAATCCAGTCGGTGGCTGGTATGGGCTGAAAAAAGGCTTTCGCGGCCGCTTTGGCATGTACATACCTCCCTTATTGGAGGAGCTGCAGCTTGCGGAAGTAGAGCATAATCCGAGAAATAATCGGATGCGCGCCCTGTAG
- a CDS encoding class I SAM-dependent methyltransferase, producing the protein MDKVIDYYNRFDEWGRLDREPVEMMINWHHIQRYLPKQGHILDNGAGPGKYAIELAKCGYEVTLTDLTPRLVELARDKVEEQKLTGFFKGFHIADARDLSLFHSEAFDASMMLGPLYHLQTQEDRDKAVQELHRVTKPGGIVFVACMTRIRHIMTSLMHPGHWQPNDNMTDIQTFAETGIFNHSDEGRFTGAYYFNIDEINPFMESHGFESLKLIGSSSIVGALKSDQFDYWRDRGEAEFQAFQKLIFEAAESPHMLGTSSHLLYIGRRK; encoded by the coding sequence ATGGATAAAGTGATTGACTACTACAACCGCTTCGATGAATGGGGTCGCCTTGATCGTGAGCCTGTGGAAATGATGATCAATTGGCATCATATCCAGCGTTATCTGCCGAAGCAAGGACACATTTTGGATAACGGGGCCGGGCCTGGCAAATACGCCATTGAATTAGCGAAATGCGGTTATGAAGTTACCTTGACAGACTTGACCCCAAGACTGGTCGAACTAGCGCGTGACAAGGTGGAGGAACAAAAGCTTACGGGATTTTTCAAAGGTTTTCATATTGCGGATGCCAGGGATTTGAGCTTGTTCCATTCAGAGGCATTTGATGCTTCGATGATGCTGGGCCCGTTATATCATTTGCAAACCCAAGAGGATCGAGATAAGGCTGTGCAAGAATTGCACAGAGTAACGAAGCCTGGCGGGATCGTGTTCGTTGCCTGTATGACCAGGATACGACATATCATGACATCCTTGATGCACCCTGGGCATTGGCAGCCCAATGATAATATGACGGACATTCAGACTTTTGCGGAAACAGGGATTTTCAATCACTCGGATGAAGGCAGATTTACAGGTGCTTATTACTTTAACATCGATGAGATTAACCCCTTTATGGAGTCGCATGGCTTCGAAAGTCTCAAACTGATTGGCTCTTCCAGCATAGTCGGAGCTTTGAAGTCGGATCAATTCGATTATTGGCGCGATCGCGGCGAAGCGGAATTCCAAGCATTTCAGAAACTGATTTTTGAAGCAGCGGAGAGCCCTCATATGCTAGGGACTTCCTCACATCTCCTGTATATCGGCAGACGAAAATAA
- a CDS encoding hemolysin family protein, translating to MLINLLLIAILILLTAIFVATEFAVIRIRPSRVDQMVAEGKKNALAVQTVTSNLDGYLSACQLGITITALGLGWLGEPTVEKILHPLFEWLGVSDTLSHILSFSIAFISITYIHVVLGELAPKTLAIQKAEAISTLTAPLIIYFYKIMYPFIWVLNGSANQLVKIFGVQPASEHEEAHSEEEIRIILSDSYMSGKINKSEYGYVNRIFSFDDLLAREIMIPRTDMICLYADKPLEENLSIIAKEQYTRFPVAKESKDHIIGFVNTKQFFLSYLHNPDFDFKSLLQPMLTIPESMPAKTLLRKMQKENVHIALLLDEYGGTSGLITIEDILEEIVGEIRDEFDKDEIKEIQTIGENHYLVDGMVLLNELNYALGTDIQDEHVDSIGGWLYSRQPELAIGEEWPYRSLTFIVRERDNNRIRKIEILKR from the coding sequence ATGCTTATTAATTTATTGTTAATTGCCATTCTGATTTTACTTACCGCAATTTTTGTCGCTACAGAATTCGCCGTTATTCGGATTCGTCCTAGCCGCGTTGACCAAATGGTTGCCGAAGGCAAAAAAAATGCGCTAGCCGTGCAAACGGTCACGTCCAACTTGGATGGATACCTGTCTGCGTGCCAGCTTGGGATCACCATTACCGCTTTGGGACTTGGTTGGCTGGGTGAGCCTACGGTCGAGAAAATCCTTCATCCTTTGTTTGAATGGCTAGGCGTGAGTGACACTTTATCTCATATTTTATCATTCAGTATTGCGTTTATTTCCATTACTTATATTCATGTTGTCCTTGGTGAGTTAGCGCCCAAAACGCTTGCTATCCAGAAAGCAGAAGCCATTTCTACCCTCACCGCGCCGCTTATTATTTATTTTTATAAAATCATGTATCCCTTTATATGGGTATTAAATGGCTCAGCAAACCAGCTCGTTAAGATTTTTGGCGTCCAGCCTGCAAGCGAACATGAAGAAGCACACTCGGAAGAGGAAATCCGCATCATTTTGTCAGACAGCTATATGAGCGGGAAGATTAATAAATCCGAGTACGGCTATGTGAATCGCATCTTTTCGTTTGACGATTTGTTGGCGCGTGAGATCATGATACCTCGGACAGATATGATTTGCCTCTATGCAGATAAGCCGCTCGAAGAGAACCTGAGCATTATTGCCAAAGAACAATACACCCGTTTTCCAGTTGCCAAAGAGAGCAAAGATCATATTATTGGTTTCGTGAATACGAAGCAATTCTTCCTAAGCTATCTTCACAACCCAGACTTCGATTTCAAAAGCTTGCTTCAGCCGATGCTGACGATTCCGGAAAGTATGCCCGCGAAAACTTTGCTCAGGAAGATGCAGAAAGAAAATGTCCATATCGCTCTGCTGCTTGATGAATATGGCGGCACTTCGGGTTTAATTACGATTGAAGATATTCTGGAAGAAATCGTTGGCGAGATCCGCGACGAGTTCGATAAAGATGAAATAAAAGAAATCCAGACCATAGGTGAAAATCACTATTTGGTCGATGGAATGGTCTTGTTAAATGAGTTGAATTACGCGCTGGGAACTGACATTCAAGATGAGCATGTTGATTCAATTGGTGGTTGGCTGTACAGCAGGCAGCCAGAGCTTGCCATCGGTGAAGAATGGCCTTATCGTTCCTTGACCTTCATTGTGCGTGAAAGGGACAATAACCGAATACGCAAAATCGAGATTTTGAAACGATAA